Part of the Verrucomicrobiota bacterium genome, GCCTCCCCTGCGTTTTCCCGGCACGCAAGCGCGGCGGGGGGGAATCGAGGGGTGCCGATGATGGCCGACCGGGCCGAGGGGAGAACGGGGCGTCATGCCGAACAGCATCCACAAAATCCGCTGCGCGATCGTACTTGGTTTCCTCATCACCGCATTCGTCGGGCTTGGGGCCAAGCTCTTCTATATTCAGGTCAGCAAGCATGACTTCTTCGTGCGCGAGGCGCTCGCCCAGCACGAGAAGAGACTGACGATCTTCCCCTCGCGCGGCCGGATCCTGGACTGCAACGGCAAGACACTCGCCATGAGCGAGCCGACATATCTGGTCTGCCTCGATCCCGAAGTGATCGCCGATCCCAGGAAGACCAAGGATCCTGACGCCTTTGTCACCCGCCTCGCCGAGATCATGGAGCGGCCTCAGACTGAGATCGCCCGCCTCGCCTACCAGACCGGAAAACGCGAGGTCTGGGTCCAGCGCAAGGTGCCTGACCATGTCCTTGAGCAGATCGAGGCGTTGCGGCGAGACCGTGCGTTCTTTGAGGATGTGCTCCCCGGCGTCGCCGGCACTGACGATCGTTACAGCTACCAGGGCGTCGTACTCAAGGACCGCATGCGCCGTGTCTATCCCAACGGCACGATGCTCGCCCACGTGCTTGGCTATGTCCGAGATGAGCTGCCCGACGACAAGGAGCACGAGCCTGTCGTGCGCGACGACAAGTACCCGCTCGCCGGTATCGAGCTGTCGGCCAACAGCTGGCTCAAGGGCCAGAACGGGTCGAGGGTCAGGCAGGTTGACGGGAGACGCCGCGAGATTCTGCGCGGCGCCCCCGCGGACCGGCCGCCCGTGAACGGTCTGGACGTCGTCCTGACTATTGACCTGAACATCCAGTGCTTCGTCGAGCAAGCAGTCGCCCGCGCCGCCGAAGCGGTCACGTGCAGCGGGATAACGGCCCTCGTGCTCAGGCCGCAGACGGGCGAGATTCTCGCCTGGGCCAACTCGCCCGGATTCGACCCGAACGGGCTCACACCTGAGATGCAGGCACACACGACCAACGTCGGCATCGAGGCGTACTTCGAACCGGGCTCGACGCTCAAGCCGTTCACAGCGGCCATCGCGCTCCAGCACCGTGCCGTAACGCTCGATACCGAATTCGACTGCGAGCATGGCTTCTGGCGGGCCCCGAGCGGTCACCGCCTGCACGACTCGCATTCCTACGACATCCTGAGCGTCTTCGAGATCATCGAGAAATCGAGCAACATCGGCATCGCCAAGGTCGCCATGTCCCTTGGGGGGCCAGCCGAGAGTCCCGACATGGAGCTGGCCAAGCGGCGCCTGCACGATGGCTTGCGTGCCTTCGGGTTCGGGCAAAGAACAGGGATCAGACTGCCAGGGGAGATCGTCGGGCGCTTCAGCCCGGTGCGCGACTGGTCGGGTTACTCGATCACCTCGCTGCCGATGGGCCAGGAGATCGGCGTCACCCCGCTCCAACTCGCGCTGGCTTACGCTGCGATCGCCAATGGCGGCACGCGCATGGAACCGCGGCTGGTGGCACGCACGATGGACGCGGACGACAACATCGTCGAGGACTTCCCGCCCCGGGCCGTTGGCCGGGTGATCGGCGAGAACGTGGCTCGCGACATCACGGCGGCCATGAAGGCGGTCGTCGGCGAGGAAGGCACAGGCCGCCGCGCCGACATTCCCGGCTACACCGAGGCCGGCAAGACGGGCACCGCTCAGAAATTCCTCAACGGCGAGTACTCGAAGACCGTCTTCTTCTCGTCGTTCGCCGGCTTCGCTCCGGCCGACAATCCGCAGATCGTCATTGTCGTGGCCCTGTACGACACCGTGAAGCCCCAGCACTTCGGCGGCACCGTGGCGGCGCCGGTGTTTGCGGAGATCGGCACGAATGTGCTACAGTACATGGAGGTAGCTCCCGACGACGTGACCGGCCCGGAGGCCGGGTCCCCACATGCGGGGGCGCACTGACATGACGCGTCCAGGCGTTGCAGCCATGAAGCTCAGCGAGCTGCTCACGGTGCTCGAGACGCACCGGACCAGCGGCGATGTGCATACAGAGATCGCGGGGCTGACCCAGAACTCGCGACAGGTCCTGCGCGACCACCTTTTCGTCGCTGTCCGCGGTGAGAAGACCGACGGACATCTCTACATCGACGACGCGGTGAGTGCCGGCGCGGTGGCCGTCGTGTGCGAGGAAGCCGACTTCCCCGTCCACGGCGCCGCCAAGATCGTCGTGCCCGACAGCCGTGTCGCGCTCGCGCGGCTCGCCGATGCGTTCTATGGCCACCCTTCGGCGAGGCTGCGCGTCGTCGGCGTCACCGGCACGAACGGCAAGACGACGATCACCTACCTCGTCCGCAACGCGCTCGCGCGCGCCGGGATCGACTCGGGCCTGATGGGCACGATCGAGTACCGCGTCGACGGGCGCACGATCCCGGCCGACCGCACGACGCCTGACCCGGTGCTCATTCACTCGCTGCTGGCCGAGATGGTTGCCCGCGGCTGCGGGGCTGCGGTGATGGAGGTGTCGTCGCACGCGCTCGATCAGAGACGCGTCGACGCTGTCCACTTCAACGTCGGCGTGTTCACGAACTTGACGCAGGACCACCTTGACTACCACCGCGACCTCGACGAGTACCTTGACGCCAAGGCGCGCTTGTTCGAGATGCTCGGCGATTACCCCGACGATCCGTGGCCCAAGCATGCCGTTGTCAACGTCGCCGATCCGCGCGCCGGGCGTATCATCGAGGCCTCGCGCGCTCCCGTGATCACCTACGGGCTGAGCGAGGCGGCCGACGTGCGCGCCGTCGACATCCGCCTGGGTGCTGATGGCAGCCTGTTCACGGCCGTGATGCCGCGCGGCAAGGTGCCCGTGCGGCTCAGCCTCATCGGGCGGCACAATATCTCTAACGCGCTCGCCGCCCTCGCCGTGGGCGAGGCGCTCGGGCTCGACGTGAACGCCGTCGTCTCGGGTATCGCCGACACAACGCACGTGCCCGGCCGGCTCGAGTTCATTGAGAACGATCGCGGCTTTACCGTCGTCGTCGATTACGCGCACACCGACGATGCGCTGCGGAACGTGCTTGCGTCGCTACGCGAGATCACGCTGGGGCGGCTCATCACGGTGTTCGGCTGCGGCGGCGATCGTGACCCGGGCAAACGGCCCAAGATGGGCGCCGCCGTGCGCGAGCTCGCCGACTTCTCGATCATCACGTCGGACAACCCGCGCAGCGAGGATCCCGGCGCAATCATCGAGCAGATCCTGACGGCCTATACCGACGCAGACAGGTATCTCGTCGAGACCGATCGGCGTGCGGCCATCGAGACAGCTATCGCCATGGCCCGCGCCGGCGATACAGTGCTCATTGCCGGCAAGGGGCACGAGACGTACCAGCAGTTCCGAAACCAGACGATCGTGTTCGACGACCGCGCAGTCGCCCGCGCGGCGCTTGCGCGATAGAGACCCGGGCAGATTGACCATGGACCCGATGAAACTGGCTGAAATAGCCGCTGTAACCCGTGGTTGCCTCGTCGGTGGGTCGCCACAGGCAACCGTGTGCTCGGTCTCGACCGACACCCGCACTTTGCGGCCCGGCGATCTGTTCGTCGCCCTCGTCGGCGAGCATTTCGATGGACACGGCTTTGCCGCTCAAGCGCTGGCCAAACGCGCCACGGCTGTCGTCGTCAATGAGGCCCGCGTTCCTCATGGCACCGCGTACAAGCCGGCTATCCTCGTCGAGGACACAACACAAGCGCTCCAGGGCATCGCACGCGCCAACCGCGAACGCAGCCGCTGCACGGTCGTTGCCATCACGGGCAGCAACGGCAAAACGACGACGAAAGACTTCATCGCAACGCTCGCCGGGCGGCATGTCAAGACGGTCTCGAGCGAAGGCTCGTTCAACAACCACGTCGGCGTGCCGGTCACGCTCCTGCGCATCGAGGCGGGCACACGGCTCGCCGTGGTCGAGATCGGCATGAGCGCCGCGGGCGAGATCCGCGCGCTCGCTGGGGTGGCCCGGCCCGAGGTCGGGGTCGTCACGAACGTCAATCCTGCGCACCTCGAGTTCTTCGACTCGGTCGCAGCGATTGCCGACGCCAAGGCGGAGCTCGTCGAATCGCTACCGGACGACGGCACGGCCGTGCTCAACATCGACGACGCGTGGGTGCGCCAGATCGGCGAGCGCTGGACAGGTCGCCGCGTCACATTTGGAACGAACCCAGAGGCCGACGTGCAGCTCTCGATCCTCGATGAGACGACGCGCGGGTCCGAGGTGCGGTTGAGATGCTTCAGCGACGAACTCGACGCACTCGTCCCGGCTCCGGGCCGCCACAACGCGCTCAACGCGACGGCGGCGCTCGCCGCCTGCTGCGCCGTCGGGCTCGATCCGAAAATCGTCGTCGACGGATTTGCCGCGCTCCAGTTGCCCAAGATGCGCTTCGAGCGACGCGAGGTCCGCGGCATGCTCGTCATCAACGACGCGTACAATGCCAATCCGGAATCGGTGCGGGCGGCGCTCGAGACGTTCGCCGCCATGCCCGTCGAAGGCCGGCGTGTCGTCGTGCTCGGCGAGATGCGTGAGCTCGGTGACCACAGCCTCGACGCGCACCGCGAGGTCGGCCGGCTTGTGGCCACGCACGGCTTCGCGCGGCTCGTCACTACCGGCGGCTACGCGGGCCGCATTGCCGAGGCCGCCGTCGAATACGGGATGGCTGCGCGCTGCGTGATGCCGTGCAGCGGAACCGAGGAGGCGACAAAGCGGCTCCGCGGCGAGCTGCGGCCCGGCGACGCCGTGCTCATCAAGGGTTCTCGGGCCATCGGAATGGAACGCATCGCAGAGGGACTCGCGACACTCGACGAGCGCACCACGCGGCGCTCGACGAGCCGCACATAAGCTATGCTCTACTACCTCTTCACATGGCTCCAACAATACATGTCGCCGTTGCGCGTCTTCCAGTACCTCTCGGTGCGCGCCACGCTTGCGGCGATTACGGCCATGGCGCTCAGCATCATGCTCGGACCGTGGCTGATCCGGAAGCTCTATGCGCTCAAGATCGGCCAGCCCATCCGCAAGGACGAATGCCCGCCACTCCATGCTCTGCACCGAAGCAAGGAGGGCACCCCGACCATGGGCGGCGTGCTCATCGTGGCCGCTATGGTATTGCCGACACTGCTGTGGGCCGACATGCTTAGCGTCTTCGTGCTGCTCGTGGTGGGCGCGACGTTGTGGCTCGGTGTGCTCGGCGGCATCGACGACTACCTCAAGATCAAGCAGCGCAACAGCAAGGGCCTCCGGGCGCGCACGAAGCTCGCCTGGCAGGTGCTGCTCGGGGCACTCGTGGGCTGCGTGCTCGTCGCCATGCCCGAGCCGGGGCGCCTGCTTTCCACGACCCAGCCGAACCTGCTTAAGAGCCTGTCTGGCGAATCGGCCGAGGAGGCCGTGAATGGCACGGTCAACGGCACCCACCCGGCCCCCGACGTACGGAATGTTATCCGCGATTACGGCATCCGCGGCTATCCCAAGACGCTGTTCCTGCCGTTCTACCGCTATCCGCTGGTCTGGCTCGGCGCGTTCTATGCGCTACTCGCCGTCTTCGTCATCGCCGGCTCGTCGAACGCCGTCAACCTCACCGATGGGCTCGACGGGTTGGCGATCGGCTGCTCGACGACTGTCGCGTTCGTCTACGTCGTCATCAGCTACCTCACGGGCAACTTCCTGCTCGCCGACTACCTCAACATCGAATTCATCAACGGCAGCGGTGAGCTTGTGATCTTCCTCGCGAGCATGATCGGCGCGGGGCTCGGATTCTTGTGGTTCAACGCGCACCCGGCGCAGATCTTCATGGGCGACACGGGAAGCCTCGCGCTCGGCGGGGCACTTGGGACGGTCGCCTTGATCGTCAAGAAGGAGTTCCTCCTGCTGATCGCCGGCGGCATCTTCGTTATCGAAGCGCTGTCAGTCATCCTGCAGGTGGCGTTTTTTAAGTGGAAGCGGCGTCGCATCTTCCGTATGTCGCCGCTGCATCACCATTTCGAGATGTGTGGATGGAGCGAGACGAAAGTCACCGTGCGGTTCTGGATCATCGCGATCACGTTCGCGCTCCTGAGCCTCGCCTCGCTCAAGTTGCAGTAGCCCATGAGAGAGTGGCGGGATAGACAGGTGCTCGTCGTCGGGCTCGGGGTGAGCGGCGAGGCTGCGGCGCGCTTCCTCGTCGAGCAAGGCGCACGCGTTGCCGCAACCGATGCCGGTGCCAGCGAC contains:
- a CDS encoding penicillin-binding protein 2; protein product: MPNSIHKIRCAIVLGFLITAFVGLGAKLFYIQVSKHDFFVREALAQHEKRLTIFPSRGRILDCNGKTLAMSEPTYLVCLDPEVIADPRKTKDPDAFVTRLAEIMERPQTEIARLAYQTGKREVWVQRKVPDHVLEQIEALRRDRAFFEDVLPGVAGTDDRYSYQGVVLKDRMRRVYPNGTMLAHVLGYVRDELPDDKEHEPVVRDDKYPLAGIELSANSWLKGQNGSRVRQVDGRRREILRGAPADRPPVNGLDVVLTIDLNIQCFVEQAVARAAEAVTCSGITALVLRPQTGEILAWANSPGFDPNGLTPEMQAHTTNVGIEAYFEPGSTLKPFTAAIALQHRAVTLDTEFDCEHGFWRAPSGHRLHDSHSYDILSVFEIIEKSSNIGIAKVAMSLGGPAESPDMELAKRRLHDGLRAFGFGQRTGIRLPGEIVGRFSPVRDWSGYSITSLPMGQEIGVTPLQLALAYAAIANGGTRMEPRLVARTMDADDNIVEDFPPRAVGRVIGENVARDITAAMKAVVGEEGTGRRADIPGYTEAGKTGTAQKFLNGEYSKTVFFSSFAGFAPADNPQIVIVVALYDTVKPQHFGGTVAAPVFAEIGTNVLQYMEVAPDDVTGPEAGSPHAGAH
- a CDS encoding UDP-N-acetylmuramoyl-L-alanyl-D-glutamate--2,6-diaminopimelate ligase, coding for MKLSELLTVLETHRTSGDVHTEIAGLTQNSRQVLRDHLFVAVRGEKTDGHLYIDDAVSAGAVAVVCEEADFPVHGAAKIVVPDSRVALARLADAFYGHPSARLRVVGVTGTNGKTTITYLVRNALARAGIDSGLMGTIEYRVDGRTIPADRTTPDPVLIHSLLAEMVARGCGAAVMEVSSHALDQRRVDAVHFNVGVFTNLTQDHLDYHRDLDEYLDAKARLFEMLGDYPDDPWPKHAVVNVADPRAGRIIEASRAPVITYGLSEAADVRAVDIRLGADGSLFTAVMPRGKVPVRLSLIGRHNISNALAALAVGEALGLDVNAVVSGIADTTHVPGRLEFIENDRGFTVVVDYAHTDDALRNVLASLREITLGRLITVFGCGGDRDPGKRPKMGAAVRELADFSIITSDNPRSEDPGAIIEQILTAYTDADRYLVETDRRAAIETAIAMARAGDTVLIAGKGHETYQQFRNQTIVFDDRAVARAALAR
- a CDS encoding UDP-N-acetylmuramoyl-tripeptide--D-alanyl-D-alanine ligase; this encodes MKLAEIAAVTRGCLVGGSPQATVCSVSTDTRTLRPGDLFVALVGEHFDGHGFAAQALAKRATAVVVNEARVPHGTAYKPAILVEDTTQALQGIARANRERSRCTVVAITGSNGKTTTKDFIATLAGRHVKTVSSEGSFNNHVGVPVTLLRIEAGTRLAVVEIGMSAAGEIRALAGVARPEVGVVTNVNPAHLEFFDSVAAIADAKAELVESLPDDGTAVLNIDDAWVRQIGERWTGRRVTFGTNPEADVQLSILDETTRGSEVRLRCFSDELDALVPAPGRHNALNATAALAACCAVGLDPKIVVDGFAALQLPKMRFERREVRGMLVINDAYNANPESVRAALETFAAMPVEGRRVVVLGEMRELGDHSLDAHREVGRLVATHGFARLVTTGGYAGRIAEAAVEYGMAARCVMPCSGTEEATKRLRGELRPGDAVLIKGSRAIGMERIAEGLATLDERTTRRSTSRT
- a CDS encoding phospho-N-acetylmuramoyl-pentapeptide-transferase, whose amino-acid sequence is MLYYLFTWLQQYMSPLRVFQYLSVRATLAAITAMALSIMLGPWLIRKLYALKIGQPIRKDECPPLHALHRSKEGTPTMGGVLIVAAMVLPTLLWADMLSVFVLLVVGATLWLGVLGGIDDYLKIKQRNSKGLRARTKLAWQVLLGALVGCVLVAMPEPGRLLSTTQPNLLKSLSGESAEEAVNGTVNGTHPAPDVRNVIRDYGIRGYPKTLFLPFYRYPLVWLGAFYALLAVFVIAGSSNAVNLTDGLDGLAIGCSTTVAFVYVVISYLTGNFLLADYLNIEFINGSGELVIFLASMIGAGLGFLWFNAHPAQIFMGDTGSLALGGALGTVALIVKKEFLLLIAGGIFVIEALSVILQVAFFKWKRRRIFRMSPLHHHFEMCGWSETKVTVRFWIIAITFALLSLASLKLQ